A window of Leptotrichia wadei contains these coding sequences:
- a CDS encoding sensor histidine kinase produces the protein MKINKFSIKSKIAFWYIGLMISLAIIFLTTIIYISENLIRANAYKNLKNSVASAFDEIEVYDGELTIDNDFIIFNNNVHLSVYNDETGFIYGDIPLDFEYDETFSDKNNVRIIRHKNKKWYIFDSKKNFQDYGIVHIRGITPATEVENIIETIVLISLIVLPFFLLFSAISGYFITKKAFKPIEKIREAAEKINEGNDLTQRINIGEGNDEIYTLANTFDTMFDRLQSSFEREAQFTSDVSHELRTPVSIIISECEYGLENLTSIENAKHTIFSVLEETKKMSKLISQLLTLSRMDRGNQKLNLDKINMSEMAHLIADSQLYNADSKNIKIHPEIEEDIFIIGDEMMIMRIFVNLISNAINYGRENGNIWIKLTQDKNFAICKIIDDGIGIEKENIPKIWGRFYQVESSRTTENLGLGLSMVKWIIEAHKGDIYVESEIGKGSSFIFKLKKEVK, from the coding sequence ATGAAAATAAATAAATTTTCCATAAAATCCAAAATAGCTTTCTGGTATATTGGTCTTATGATAAGCCTTGCAATCATATTTCTTACAACAATAATTTATATTAGCGAAAATCTTATACGGGCAAATGCTTACAAAAATTTAAAAAACTCTGTAGCTTCAGCATTTGATGAGATTGAAGTTTATGATGGTGAACTTACGATTGACAATGATTTTATTATTTTTAATAATAATGTTCATTTGTCAGTTTATAACGATGAAACAGGATTTATTTATGGGGATATTCCACTGGATTTTGAATATGATGAAACTTTTTCTGATAAAAACAATGTAAGAATTATAAGGCACAAAAATAAAAAATGGTATATTTTTGATAGCAAAAAGAATTTTCAAGATTATGGTATTGTTCATATTCGGGGAATCACTCCTGCGACAGAAGTTGAAAATATTATCGAAACAATTGTTTTAATTTCTCTGATTGTATTGCCATTTTTCCTGTTATTTTCAGCAATAAGCGGATATTTTATAACAAAGAAAGCATTTAAACCGATAGAAAAAATAAGGGAAGCAGCGGAAAAAATCAATGAGGGAAACGATTTGACACAAAGAATTAACATTGGAGAAGGAAATGATGAAATTTATACTTTGGCAAATACATTTGATACAATGTTTGACAGACTGCAAAGCTCCTTTGAAAGAGAAGCACAGTTTACATCGGATGTTTCACACGAGTTGCGGACACCTGTCTCAATTATTATTTCCGAATGTGAATACGGTCTTGAAAACCTAACTTCAATAGAAAATGCCAAACATACAATTTTTTCTGTGCTTGAGGAAACTAAAAAGATGTCAAAATTAATTTCACAGCTTCTAACTTTATCAAGAATGGACAGAGGAAATCAGAAACTTAATCTTGATAAAATAAATATGAGCGAAATGGCACATCTTATTGCTGACAGTCAGCTATACAATGCAGATAGCAAAAATATAAAAATTCATCCTGAAATAGAGGAAGATATTTTTATTATTGGTGATGAGATGATGATTATGAGAATCTTTGTAAATTTAATTTCAAATGCGATTAACTATGGTCGTGAAAACGGCAATATTTGGATAAAATTAACACAAGATAAAAATTTTGCAATATGTAAAATTATTGATGACGGAATTGGTATTGAAAAAGAAAATATCCCTAAAATCTGGGGGAGATTTTATCAAGTAGAAAGTTCCAGAACAACTGAAAATCTAGGACTTGGATTATCAATGGTAAAATGGATTATAGAAGCGCACAAAGGAGATATTTATGTAGAAAGTGAAATTGGAAAAGGAAGTTCGTTTATATTTAAGTTGAAAAAGGAGGTAAAATGA
- a CDS encoding GTPase yields the protein MKQINRKRAILENGVLRKEVKFGFSRAAFLLGFIYPLIKEDYITAGITFVVISTAGIIFFPLIFVLSIIFGFIYNKMYAKSLIKQGWYPFTKEDAQVLRMNGILFNDKNNFYENNKEREIKEVKTYETQQSEKNEITEFEENDSNNTNNNSIINNVNADNSYNSNPNVPKTNYKNRTIQKFIARLIGGGLVSLVSGVFTANIILILLGVVLTGGGAFLAVKNKDKIKWK from the coding sequence ATGAAACAGATAAATCGAAAAAGAGCGATTTTGGAAAATGGCGTTTTAAGAAAAGAAGTGAAATTTGGTTTTTCAAGAGCAGCATTTCTTTTAGGATTTATATATCCTTTAATTAAAGAGGATTACATCACAGCTGGAATTACTTTTGTTGTAATTAGTACGGCAGGTATAATATTTTTTCCATTGATATTTGTTTTATCAATTATATTCGGTTTTATATACAATAAAATGTATGCTAAAAGTCTGATTAAACAAGGCTGGTATCCATTTACAAAAGAAGATGCACAAGTTTTGAGAATGAATGGGATTCTTTTTAATGATAAAAATAATTTTTATGAAAATAATAAAGAAAGAGAGATAAAAGAAGTTAAAACTTATGAAACACAGCAGTCAGAGAAAAATGAAATTACTGAATTTGAGGAAAATGACAGTAATAATACAAATAATAATAGTATTATAAATAATGTAAATGCTGATAATTCTTATAATAGCAATCCGAATGTTCCGAAAACAAATTATAAAAACCGTACGATTCAGAAATTTATTGCAAGACTGATTGGTGGAGGGCTTGTTTCGCTTGTTTCAGGAGTTTTTACAGCAAATATTATTTTAATTCTTTTGGGAGTGGTACTGACAGGCGGAGGAGCATTTCTAGCTGTAAAAAATAAGGATAAAATAAAATGGAAATAA
- a CDS encoding response regulator transcription factor gives MRLLVVEDEKKLNDLITKKLEKEYYGVDSCFDGEEAVRYVEGTEYDAIILDIMLPKLDGFEVIKRIRAKKNKVPILLLTARDNIDDKVKGLDYGADDYLVKPFIFEELMARIRVLLRRNSGNADNIITIANLKVDLDAKTVFRDDVLIKLSGREYSILEYLIRNKGKILPRERIEDHIWNYEYEGGTNVIDVYIRYLRKKIDDGYTPKLIHTVRGLGYVLRVDNENK, from the coding sequence ATGAGATTATTAGTTGTAGAAGACGAAAAGAAATTAAATGACCTTATTACAAAAAAGTTAGAAAAGGAATATTATGGAGTTGATAGCTGTTTCGATGGAGAAGAGGCAGTCAGGTATGTGGAAGGAACTGAATATGATGCAATAATTCTAGATATTATGCTCCCAAAACTTGATGGATTTGAAGTGATTAAAAGAATAAGGGCAAAGAAAAATAAAGTTCCGATACTGCTTTTAACTGCAAGAGATAATATAGATGATAAAGTAAAAGGGCTAGATTACGGAGCAGATGACTATCTTGTGAAACCTTTTATTTTTGAAGAACTTATGGCTCGTATCCGTGTCCTGCTAAGACGTAATTCTGGAAATGCCGACAATATAATTACAATAGCCAATCTTAAGGTCGACCTTGATGCTAAAACAGTTTTTAGAGATGATGTGCTTATAAAGCTATCAGGTAGAGAATATTCGATTTTGGAATATCTAATACGAAATAAAGGAAAAATTTTACCAAGAGAAAGAATAGAGGATCATATATGGAATTATGAATACGAGGGTGGAACCAATGTTATAGATGTTTATATCAGATATTTGAGAAAAAAGATTGATGACGGCTATACCCCAAAACTCATTCACACAGTTCGTGGACTGGGCTATGTCCTGAGGGTTGATAATGAAAATAAATAA
- a CDS encoding RsiV family protein: protein MKKLVLFFMALLVFNVSFAKEKLDTTFTFQGYSPTSKSGISASPRTKIMKNSKISYPLFIGGSNPDVIKNMNAIMTSFISNYKSTKHVSYDTSYEITANNSLFLSVLFTIKLTDNDTGQKTILHNAISYNLKNGKQLQLKDLFVNGFNDSLADAVNSKFKQFGLPQIDKFDAIDRQQNFYLENDALVLIYNKGEASNFADGEVYIPFLFTDLIGIIQ from the coding sequence ATGAAAAAATTAGTGTTATTTTTTATGGCATTGCTTGTATTTAATGTGTCATTTGCAAAGGAAAAACTTGATACAACTTTTACATTTCAAGGATATTCTCCAACATCGAAAAGTGGTATAAGTGCTAGCCCTAGAACAAAGATTATGAAGAACTCGAAGATTTCCTATCCATTATTTATAGGTGGTAGTAATCCTGATGTTATTAAAAATATGAATGCAATTATGACAAGTTTTATTTCTAATTATAAATCTACAAAACATGTGTCTTATGATACTTCTTATGAAATTACAGCAAATAATAGTTTGTTTTTAAGTGTTTTATTTACAATTAAATTAACAGATAATGATACAGGACAAAAAACAATTCTTCACAATGCAATATCGTATAACTTAAAAAATGGTAAGCAATTGCAGCTTAAAGATTTGTTTGTAAATGGATTTAACGATTCACTAGCTGATGCAGTAAATTCAAAATTTAAACAATTTGGACTTCCACAAATTGATAAATTTGATGCTATTGATAGACAGCAAAATTTCTATTTGGAAAATGATGCTCTTGTCTTGATTTACAATAAAGGTGAAGCTTCTAATTTTGCTGATG